In Ensifer canadensis, a genomic segment contains:
- the ccmA gene encoding heme ABC exporter ATP-binding protein CcmA, translating into MRLLAEGLSARRGEDLIFNDISFALSAGEALVVTGPNGSGKSTLLRVLAGLLMAEKGSLKLENGPPEMRHPSELSHYLGHRNAMKRELTVAENLSFWKNFMGDSPGGSGRDLVEAVEAVGLPGIAHLPFGYLSAGQQRRMAMAKLLVAHRPIWILDEPTAALDAGADRLFAGLVNAHLDQGGIVVAATHQPLGLERTGELRMTGFAGVGGGMWHDA; encoded by the coding sequence ATGCGCCTGCTGGCTGAAGGTCTGAGTGCGAGGCGAGGCGAGGATCTGATTTTTAACGATATTTCCTTTGCTCTTAGTGCCGGCGAAGCCCTTGTGGTGACGGGTCCGAACGGGTCGGGAAAATCGACTTTGCTGCGTGTTCTGGCCGGTCTTCTCATGGCTGAAAAGGGCAGTCTCAAACTTGAGAATGGCCCTCCTGAAATGCGCCATCCGTCAGAGCTCAGCCACTATCTCGGCCACCGAAATGCGATGAAACGCGAGCTGACCGTCGCGGAAAATCTTTCCTTCTGGAAAAACTTCATGGGTGATTCGCCCGGTGGCTCGGGCAGGGACCTGGTCGAAGCGGTGGAAGCCGTCGGCCTTCCTGGGATCGCGCACCTACCCTTCGGCTATCTTTCGGCCGGCCAGCAGAGGCGCATGGCGATGGCCAAGCTGCTTGTCGCCCACCGTCCGATCTGGATCCTCGACGAGCCGACGGCGGCGCTCGACGCCGGTGCCGACAGGCTTTTTGCCGGATTGGTCAACGCGCATCTGGATCAGGGCGGCATCGTCGTTGCGGCCACGCATCAGCCGCTCGGGCTCGAGCGCACTGGGGAATTGCGGATGACCGGCTTTGCCGGCGTCGGCGGAGGCATGTGGCATGACGCGTAA
- the acnA gene encoding aconitate hydratase AcnA, producing MSKSLDSFNCRSTLTVNGVDYVYYSLPKAEANGLAGVSKLPYSMKVLLENLLRNEDGRSVTKKDIENVAAWLNDKGTAENEIAYRPARVLMQDFTGVPAVVDLAAMRDAMVSLGGDPEKINPLVPVDLVIDHSVIVDEFGTPNAFARNVELEYQRNGERYRFLKWGQQAFKNFRVVPPGTGICHQVNLEYLGQTVWTREEDGEITAYPDTCVGTDSHTTMINGLGVLGWGVGGIEAEAAMLGQPVSMLLPEVIGFKLTGKLKEGVTATDLVLMVVQMLRKKGVVSKFVEFFGPGLDNMTLADRATIGNMGPEYGATCGFFPVDSETINYLTMSGREEQRISLVEAYSKAQGMWRDGDGSELVFTDTLELDLGDVVPAMAGPKRPEGRIPLESIASGFATALEGDYKKPGQLSNRYAVEGTVFDLGHGDVAIAAITSCTNTSNPSVLIAAGLLARNAVAKGLKSKPWVKTSLAPGSQVVGEYLAKSGLQKDLDALGFNLVGFGCTTCIGNSGPLPAPISKTINDKGLIAAGVLSGNRNFEGRISPDVQANYLASPPLVVAYALAGTVQKDLTNEPLGEDRDGNPVFLKDIWPTSKEIQEFIFKYVTRELYATKYADVFKGDENWQAVQVPPGQTYAWDDGSTYVQNPPYFVGMGKSGLGISDIKGARVLGLFGDKITTDHISPAGSIKAASPAGSYLIDHGVGVADFNQYGTRRGNHEVMMRGTFANIRIRNHMLGPNGKEGGYTIHYPSKEEMSIYDAAMQYKEEGVPLVIFAGVEYGNGSSRDWAAKGTNLLGVKAVIAQSFERIHRSNLVGMGVIPFVFEQGTTWESLALKGDEIVTIDNLANVQPREKRVAKITYGDGSVKDVPLVCRIDTLDEVTYVNNGGILQTVLRDLAA from the coding sequence GTGTCCAAGTCCCTAGACAGTTTCAATTGTCGCTCCACGCTCACCGTCAACGGTGTCGACTACGTCTATTACAGCCTGCCCAAGGCTGAGGCGAACGGTCTTGCCGGCGTTTCGAAGCTCCCCTACTCGATGAAGGTGCTGCTCGAAAACCTGCTGCGCAACGAAGACGGCCGCTCCGTCACCAAGAAGGACATCGAGAACGTCGCAGCCTGGCTGAACGACAAGGGCACCGCCGAAAACGAAATCGCCTACCGCCCGGCCCGCGTTCTGATGCAGGACTTCACCGGCGTTCCCGCCGTTGTCGACCTCGCTGCCATGCGCGACGCCATGGTGTCGCTTGGTGGCGATCCGGAAAAGATCAACCCGCTGGTGCCCGTCGACCTCGTCATCGACCACTCGGTTATCGTCGACGAATTCGGCACTCCGAACGCCTTTGCCCGCAACGTCGAGCTGGAATACCAGCGCAACGGCGAGCGTTACCGCTTCCTGAAGTGGGGCCAGCAGGCGTTCAAGAACTTCCGCGTCGTGCCGCCCGGCACCGGTATCTGTCACCAGGTCAATCTGGAATATCTGGGCCAGACTGTCTGGACCCGTGAAGAAGACGGCGAAATCACGGCCTACCCGGACACCTGCGTCGGCACCGACAGCCACACGACGATGATCAACGGCCTCGGCGTTCTCGGCTGGGGCGTCGGCGGCATCGAGGCTGAAGCCGCGATGCTCGGCCAGCCGGTCTCCATGCTGCTGCCCGAGGTCATCGGCTTCAAGCTCACGGGCAAGCTCAAGGAAGGCGTGACGGCGACCGACCTCGTGCTGATGGTCGTGCAGATGCTGCGCAAGAAGGGTGTTGTTTCGAAGTTCGTCGAATTCTTCGGCCCCGGCCTCGACAACATGACGCTCGCCGACCGCGCCACCATCGGCAACATGGGTCCGGAATACGGCGCCACCTGCGGCTTCTTCCCGGTCGACAGCGAAACCATCAACTACCTCACCATGTCCGGCCGCGAAGAACAGCGCATTTCGCTGGTCGAAGCCTACTCCAAGGCTCAAGGGATGTGGCGCGATGGTGACGGCTCCGAGCTGGTGTTCACCGACACGCTCGAACTCGACCTCGGCGACGTTGTTCCGGCCATGGCCGGTCCGAAGCGTCCGGAAGGCCGCATCCCGCTGGAAAGCATTGCATCCGGTTTCGCAACCGCCCTCGAAGGCGACTACAAGAAGCCGGGCCAGCTTTCGAACCGCTACGCTGTCGAAGGCACCGTCTTCGATCTCGGCCATGGCGACGTTGCCATCGCTGCGATCACGTCGTGCACCAACACGTCCAACCCGTCGGTTCTGATCGCCGCCGGCCTTCTCGCCCGCAACGCCGTTGCCAAGGGCCTGAAGTCCAAGCCGTGGGTCAAGACCTCGCTTGCACCGGGATCGCAGGTCGTCGGCGAATACCTCGCCAAGTCGGGCCTGCAGAAGGACCTCGACGCGCTTGGCTTCAACCTCGTCGGCTTCGGCTGCACCACCTGCATCGGCAACTCCGGTCCGCTGCCGGCCCCGATCTCCAAGACGATCAACGACAAGGGCCTGATTGCCGCCGGCGTTCTCTCCGGCAACCGCAACTTCGAAGGCCGTATTTCGCCGGACGTTCAGGCCAACTACCTCGCCTCGCCGCCGCTCGTCGTCGCCTATGCACTCGCCGGAACGGTTCAGAAGGACCTGACCAACGAGCCGCTCGGCGAAGATCGGGACGGCAACCCGGTCTTCCTCAAGGACATCTGGCCGACCTCCAAGGAAATCCAGGAGTTCATCTTCAAGTACGTGACCCGCGAACTCTACGCGACCAAGTACGCCGACGTGTTCAAGGGCGACGAAAACTGGCAGGCCGTTCAGGTTCCTCCGGGCCAGACCTACGCCTGGGACGATGGTTCGACCTACGTGCAGAACCCGCCCTACTTCGTTGGCATGGGCAAGTCCGGCTTGGGCATCTCCGATATCAAGGGTGCTCGCGTTCTCGGCCTGTTCGGCGACAAGATCACCACCGACCACATCTCGCCGGCCGGTTCGATCAAGGCGGCTTCGCCGGCCGGTTCGTACCTCATCGACCATGGCGTCGGCGTCGCCGACTTCAACCAGTACGGTACGCGTCGCGGCAACCATGAGGTGATGATGCGCGGCACCTTTGCCAACATCCGCATCCGCAACCACATGCTCGGCCCGAACGGCAAGGAAGGTGGCTACACCATCCACTATCCGTCGAAGGAAGAGATGTCGATCTACGATGCGGCCATGCAGTACAAGGAAGAGGGCGTTCCGCTCGTCATCTTCGCCGGCGTCGAATACGGCAATGGCTCGTCGCGCGACTGGGCTGCAAAGGGCACCAACCTGCTCGGCGTCAAGGCCGTGATCGCCCAGTCCTTCGAGCGTATCCACCGCTCGAACCTGGTCGGCATGGGCGTCATCCCGTTCGTCTTCGAACAGGGAACGACTTGGGAATCGCTGGCCTTGAAGGGCGACGAGATCGTCACGATCGACAATCTCGCCAACGTTCAGCCGCGCGAAAAGCGCGTCGCCAAGATCACCTATGGCGACGGCAGCGTGAAGGACGTTCCGCTCGTTTGCCGCATCGATACGCTCGATGAAGTCACCTACGTCAACAATGGCGGCATCCTGCAGACGGTTCTGCGCGACCTCGCCGCCTGA
- a CDS encoding DUF1223 domain-containing protein produces the protein MTFADRYFLRPVAMAFGLFAAASVPAMAEDGKVIKGVVELFTSQGCSSCPPADAALKKLVDDGDVVALSYHVDYWNYLGWKDTLASTENTDRQYAYARMLGRNGVYTPQAILNGRDHVNGANLQAIKSRLDAMKTAGKGLAVPVDAKINGEEISIKVGAGDGKANVVVVYFDRAKIVNVEKGENSGKKIAYWHAVRDIQTIGMWDGKPATFTLPATVLTEQRGKSGCAVLLQSMKDAETPGAIIGATAVLAGPQGKL, from the coding sequence ATGACATTCGCAGACAGATATTTCCTTCGCCCCGTTGCAATGGCTTTCGGGCTTTTTGCTGCAGCGTCGGTTCCGGCTATGGCTGAGGATGGCAAGGTTATCAAAGGCGTCGTCGAACTCTTCACCAGCCAGGGCTGTTCCTCCTGCCCTCCAGCCGATGCCGCCTTGAAGAAGCTGGTCGATGACGGCGACGTGGTGGCGCTGTCCTATCACGTCGACTACTGGAACTATCTCGGTTGGAAAGACACGCTCGCCTCGACAGAGAACACAGACCGGCAATATGCCTATGCCCGCATGCTGGGTCGAAATGGCGTCTACACACCGCAGGCGATCCTCAACGGTCGCGACCACGTCAACGGCGCCAATCTGCAGGCGATCAAATCCCGGCTCGACGCCATGAAGACCGCCGGCAAGGGGCTTGCCGTTCCGGTTGACGCGAAGATCAACGGCGAGGAGATTTCGATCAAGGTCGGCGCGGGTGACGGCAAGGCAAATGTCGTCGTCGTCTATTTCGACCGGGCGAAGATCGTCAATGTCGAGAAAGGCGAAAACAGCGGCAAGAAGATCGCCTACTGGCACGCAGTGCGCGATATCCAGACCATTGGCATGTGGGATGGCAAGCCTGCGACCTTCACCCTGCCTGCAACCGTCCTGACGGAGCAGCGTGGCAAAAGCGGCTGCGCGGTGCTGTTGCAGTCGATGAAGGATGCTGAAACCCCGGGCGCGATCATCGGCGCGACTGCCGTGCTCGCCGGCCCGCAGGGCAAACTGTGA
- a CDS encoding DUF2794 domain-containing protein: MTDEPDLPRGEARHQRQTTSEVVVDLSEYKNARNAPPITFHRRELDQILWVYGRMVGEGEWRDYAIDHLKDRAVFSVFKRAGEMPLFRIEKNPKLAAKQGAFSVLNVHGTILKRGHELGQVLKVFDKALKLVET, from the coding sequence ATGACCGATGAGCCGGATTTGCCGCGAGGCGAGGCGCGACATCAGCGCCAGACCACTTCTGAAGTGGTCGTCGATCTCTCGGAATACAAGAACGCCCGGAATGCTCCTCCCATCACCTTTCACCGCCGAGAACTCGACCAGATCCTGTGGGTCTACGGCCGCATGGTCGGCGAAGGCGAATGGCGCGACTACGCCATTGACCACCTGAAGGACCGCGCCGTCTTCTCCGTTTTCAAGCGCGCGGGCGAGATGCCTCTCTTCCGCATCGAAAAAAACCCGAAGCTGGCGGCCAAGCAAGGTGCCTTTAGCGTGCTCAACGTCCACGGCACGATTCTGAAGCGCGGGCACGAGCTCGGACAGGTCCTGAAGGTTTTCGACAAGGCGCTCAAGCTGGTCGAAACCTGA
- a CDS encoding GNAT family N-acetyltransferase — protein MSLTLRDATVSDLPTIAEIYRESVLNGVATYEVAPPSQAEMAARFSTIVGHGYPYIVAIDAAGMIIGYAYASAFRTRTAYRFLVEDSIYLAPSARGKGAGRMLLAELVRRCTALGFRQMVAVIGGAHPASIAVHQSLGFEHHGLMKATGFKHGRWLDTAIMQLALGDRATSDPPEGVYPDTLYQA, from the coding sequence ATGTCCCTGACCCTGCGCGACGCCACCGTCTCCGATCTGCCCACCATTGCCGAGATCTATCGCGAATCCGTTCTGAACGGCGTGGCGACCTATGAGGTCGCGCCTCCGTCGCAGGCGGAAATGGCAGCGCGCTTCTCCACCATCGTCGGCCATGGTTATCCCTACATCGTCGCGATCGACGCGGCGGGCATGATCATCGGCTACGCCTATGCCTCGGCCTTCCGCACGCGGACGGCCTATCGCTTCCTGGTCGAGGATTCGATCTACCTGGCGCCTTCGGCACGGGGGAAGGGGGCAGGAAGGATGCTGCTCGCCGAGCTTGTTCGCCGCTGCACGGCGCTTGGATTTCGCCAGATGGTGGCGGTCATCGGCGGTGCCCATCCCGCATCGATCGCGGTCCATCAATCATTGGGTTTCGAACATCATGGGCTGATGAAGGCGACCGGCTTCAAGCATGGACGGTGGCTCGATACCGCGATCATGCAGCTTGCGCTGGGCGATCGAGCGACGAGCGATCCGCCCGAGGGCGTCTACCCGGATACGCTTTATCAAGCCTGA
- a CDS encoding Bax inhibitor-1/YccA family protein produces the protein MADLRNYQTRMSPAGAQAGAVIDEGLRTYMLKVYNLMALGLAITGLAAYGTFALAVSNPAFAQLLYASPLRWVVMLAPLGLVFFMSFRINSMSVSAAQMTFWVYAALMGVSLSSIFMVFTGQSIVQTFFVTAASFGALSLYGYTTKKDLSGMGSFLIMGLFGVIIASIVNIFLGSSALGFAISVIGVLIFAGLTAYDTQKIKEMYYDADDSTVAGRKAIMGALTLYLDFINLFMFMLQFMGNRNN, from the coding sequence ATGGCTGATCTGAGAAACTACCAAACCCGAATGTCGCCCGCCGGCGCTCAGGCGGGTGCCGTGATCGACGAAGGCCTTCGCACCTACATGCTGAAGGTCTACAACTTGATGGCCCTCGGCCTGGCGATCACCGGCCTGGCAGCTTACGGAACATTCGCGCTTGCCGTCTCCAATCCGGCATTCGCCCAACTTCTCTATGCGTCGCCCCTGAGATGGGTCGTCATGCTCGCTCCGCTGGGTCTCGTGTTCTTCATGAGCTTCCGCATCAATAGCATGAGCGTTTCTGCCGCGCAGATGACGTTCTGGGTCTATGCGGCCCTGATGGGCGTTTCGCTGTCGTCGATCTTCATGGTCTTTACCGGCCAGAGCATCGTGCAGACGTTCTTCGTGACCGCCGCCTCGTTTGGTGCACTGTCGCTCTACGGCTACACCACGAAGAAGGACCTGTCCGGCATGGGCTCGTTCCTGATCATGGGTCTGTTCGGCGTCATCATCGCGTCGATCGTCAACATCTTCCTCGGCTCTTCGGCACTCGGCTTCGCAATCTCCGTGATCGGCGTGCTGATCTTCGCAGGCCTCACCGCCTACGACACGCAGAAGATCAAGGAAATGTACTACGATGCCGACGACAGCACCGTTGCTGGCCGCAAGGCGATCATGGGCGCGCTGACGCTCTACCTCGACTTCATCAACCTGTTCATGTTCATGCTGCAGTTCATGGGCAACCGGAACAACTAA
- a CDS encoding ABC transporter permease translates to MSEALAIRLRPLLALRLALREMRGGLKGFYIFLACIALGTAAIAGVNSLSQSITATIASQGRELLAGDIRFELNNRVATTEERAFLDGLGPVSVSAGLRSMARLPDGSNQALVELKAVDAAYPLYGKLESQPDQPLGSLLARQGDVFGAVAAPLLLDRLGISVGDEILLGNARIKISGKIVREPDALSDGFGFAPRLMVSDETLNASGLVQTGSLVEYGYKVKVSDPTRVDAVRGDAETRFPSAGWSIRTSSNAAPSLTANITRFSQFLTLVGLTALIVGGVGVANAVRAYLDQKRSVIATFKCLGAPASLVAMIYLSQILLIALIGIAIGLVLGALIPFVAAQFLADLLPISTEFRLYPGALGIAALFGVLTALAFAILPLGRARGIPATALFRQQGFDPSGFPAWPYLVGAFACLGALAGLAIWTAYDRYISLVFLGAIAFAFIVLRLVSLLISWLARRSPRVNSPSLRLAIGNIHRPGALTPSVVLSLGLGLALLVTLALIDGNLRRELTGSMAERAPNFFFVDIQGSEIEGFRALLNGSMPDGKVIEVPMLRGRIVAFNGEDVNSRNVPPSGQWVLRGDRGITYAKNKPENSTLAEGSWWAPDHSGEPLVSFSAEEARELGLKIGDMVTVNVLGRNITAKIANFRNVEWESLSINFVMVFSPNTFAGAPHAWLATVIDPGATPEEEATVLKAVTNAYPTITSVRVKDALDIVNALLGQLATAIRAAAAVALVASVLVLAGALAAGNRARIHDAVVLKTLGATRATLIRAFSYEYIILGLATAVFALFAGGVSAWYVVSRIMKLPSSFLPDVAVATVVIALVMTVGIGLAGTWRVLGQKAAPVLREL, encoded by the coding sequence ATGAGCGAGGCCCTCGCGATCCGACTGCGCCCACTGCTCGCCCTGCGGCTGGCGTTGCGCGAAATGCGCGGCGGCCTCAAGGGGTTCTATATCTTCCTCGCCTGCATCGCGCTTGGCACGGCGGCGATCGCCGGCGTCAACTCGCTGTCGCAATCGATCACCGCGACGATCGCGTCCCAGGGGCGCGAGCTGCTTGCCGGCGACATCCGCTTCGAGCTCAACAACCGGGTGGCAACGACAGAGGAGCGCGCGTTCCTCGACGGGCTCGGACCCGTCTCGGTTTCAGCGGGCCTTCGCTCCATGGCGCGTTTGCCCGATGGATCGAACCAGGCACTCGTCGAGTTGAAAGCCGTCGATGCAGCCTATCCGCTCTATGGCAAGCTGGAAAGCCAACCGGATCAGCCGCTTGGCAGTCTGCTGGCGCGGCAGGGCGACGTGTTCGGTGCGGTGGCCGCACCGCTGTTGCTTGATCGCCTCGGCATTTCCGTCGGTGATGAAATCCTGCTGGGCAATGCCCGCATCAAGATTTCAGGCAAGATCGTGCGCGAGCCGGATGCGCTCTCCGACGGATTCGGCTTCGCACCGCGCCTGATGGTTTCGGATGAAACGCTCAACGCATCGGGTCTCGTGCAGACGGGAAGTCTTGTCGAATACGGCTACAAGGTGAAGGTGAGCGATCCGACCCGGGTCGACGCGGTCCGCGGCGACGCCGAGACGCGCTTTCCGTCGGCCGGCTGGTCGATCCGCACCAGCTCCAACGCGGCCCCGTCGCTGACCGCCAATATCACCCGTTTTTCGCAGTTCCTGACGCTTGTCGGGTTGACGGCCCTGATCGTCGGCGGCGTTGGTGTCGCCAATGCCGTGCGCGCCTATCTCGACCAGAAGCGCAGCGTCATAGCCACCTTCAAGTGCCTGGGTGCGCCTGCCTCGCTGGTGGCGATGATCTATCTGTCGCAGATCCTCCTGATCGCTCTGATCGGCATCGCCATAGGGCTTGTTCTCGGTGCGCTCATTCCCTTCGTCGCCGCACAGTTTCTTGCCGATCTGCTACCGATTTCGACGGAGTTCAGGCTCTATCCCGGTGCGCTCGGCATCGCCGCCCTGTTCGGCGTGTTGACGGCGCTTGCGTTCGCCATCCTTCCGCTCGGCCGCGCACGCGGCATCCCGGCGACAGCGCTCTTTCGCCAGCAGGGCTTCGACCCCTCGGGCTTTCCCGCATGGCCCTATCTGGTCGGCGCGTTCGCCTGCCTGGGCGCGCTTGCAGGACTTGCCATCTGGACCGCCTATGACCGCTACATCTCGCTCGTGTTCCTCGGCGCGATCGCCTTCGCCTTCATCGTTCTGCGTCTCGTCTCGCTGCTGATCTCATGGCTTGCGCGCCGTAGCCCGCGCGTCAACTCGCCGTCGTTACGGCTGGCGATCGGCAACATCCATCGACCGGGCGCGCTCACGCCTTCGGTGGTGCTGTCGCTCGGCCTCGGTCTTGCGCTTCTCGTCACGCTTGCGTTGATCGACGGCAATCTTCGGCGCGAACTGACCGGCAGCATGGCCGAGCGGGCGCCCAATTTCTTCTTCGTCGATATCCAGGGAAGCGAAATCGAGGGGTTCCGCGCGCTGCTCAACGGATCGATGCCTGATGGCAAGGTCATCGAAGTGCCGATGCTGCGCGGCCGTATCGTCGCCTTCAACGGCGAGGACGTGAACAGTCGCAACGTCCCGCCGAGTGGCCAGTGGGTGCTGCGCGGCGACCGCGGCATCACCTATGCCAAGAACAAGCCGGAGAATTCGACGCTTGCAGAAGGCAGCTGGTGGGCGCCCGACCATAGCGGCGAGCCGCTGGTGTCGTTTTCGGCGGAAGAGGCGCGCGAGCTCGGATTGAAGATCGGCGACATGGTGACGGTCAACGTGCTTGGCCGCAACATCACCGCCAAGATCGCCAACTTCCGCAATGTCGAATGGGAATCGCTGTCGATCAACTTCGTGATGGTATTCTCGCCCAACACCTTTGCCGGCGCTCCGCATGCGTGGCTCGCAACGGTGATCGATCCCGGCGCGACGCCGGAGGAGGAGGCGACGGTGCTGAAAGCCGTGACCAACGCCTATCCGACGATCACCAGCGTGCGGGTAAAGGATGCTCTCGACATTGTGAACGCGCTTCTCGGGCAGCTGGCAACGGCGATCCGTGCTGCCGCCGCCGTCGCGCTCGTCGCCTCCGTCCTGGTGCTGGCCGGCGCGCTTGCTGCCGGCAATCGGGCGCGCATCCACGATGCGGTGGTGCTGAAGACGCTGGGCGCCACGCGCGCCACGCTGATCCGTGCCTTCAGCTACGAATACATCATCCTTGGCCTTGCAACCGCGGTCTTTGCGCTGTTTGCGGGCGGCGTCTCCGCCTGGTACGTCGTCAGCCGGATCATGAAGCTGCCGTCGAGTTTCCTGCCGGATGTTGCGGTTGCCACGGTCGTCATTGCGCTGGTGATGACTGTTGGCATCGGGCTTGCCGGCACCTGGCGTGTGCTGGGTCAGAAGGCGGCGCCGGTCCTGCGGGAGCTCTGA
- a CDS encoding ABC transporter ATP-binding protein, which translates to MASTIIELKNADLTLGEAAASVHVLKGMSLTIDAGESVGIVGPSGSGKSTLLMVLAGLERLDRGEIIIDGTPLHRLNEDRVADFRGRNIGIVFQSFHLIPNMTALENVAVPLELANVPGAFEIARKELVAVGLGERLSHYPGQLSGGEQQRVAIARALAPSPKLLIADEPTGNLDDETGRQIADLLFAEQRDRGMTLVLVTHDAALAARCSRQVRVRSGEIISSGAFEPVVETQRQEAASA; encoded by the coding sequence TTGGCCAGTACCATCATCGAGCTCAAAAATGCCGACCTCACCCTCGGCGAAGCCGCGGCCTCGGTGCATGTGCTGAAAGGCATGAGCCTGACAATCGACGCCGGCGAGTCCGTCGGCATCGTCGGGCCTTCCGGTTCGGGCAAGTCGACGCTGCTGATGGTGCTGGCTGGCCTTGAACGGCTGGACCGCGGCGAAATCATTATCGACGGCACGCCGCTGCACCGGCTGAACGAGGACAGGGTCGCCGACTTCCGCGGGCGCAACATCGGCATCGTCTTCCAATCCTTCCACCTCATCCCCAACATGACAGCCCTCGAAAACGTTGCCGTGCCGCTCGAACTCGCCAATGTTCCCGGCGCCTTCGAGATCGCGCGCAAGGAGCTTGTGGCCGTCGGCCTCGGCGAGCGCTTGAGCCACTATCCCGGCCAGCTTTCCGGCGGCGAGCAGCAGCGCGTGGCGATCGCCCGTGCACTCGCGCCGTCGCCGAAGCTGCTGATCGCCGATGAGCCGACCGGCAATCTCGATGACGAGACGGGCCGGCAGATCGCCGATCTGCTTTTCGCCGAACAGCGTGACCGGGGCATGACACTGGTGCTGGTCACCCATGACGCAGCGCTCGCGGCCCGTTGCTCGCGGCAGGTGCGGGTGCGCTCCGGCGAGATCATTTCCAGTGGCGCGTTCGAACCGGTCGTCGAAACGCAGCGCCAGGAAGCGGCATCCGCATGA
- a CDS encoding arylesterase: MALKGFQRFFLGLAMTIALSAAARAETISLVGFGDSLMAGYQLPPEDAFPARLEKALKQKGLDVTVANAGVSGDTSSGGLARIDWSIPDGTKGVILELGANDALRGIPPEETRKNIEAMISRLKERGIAVLLAGMMAPPNMGADYAARFNPIYPELAEKYGLQLYPFFLDGVVTDAALKLEDGMHPNGNGVGTMVDKALPVVERFIATLSKAE; this comes from the coding sequence ATGGCATTAAAAGGATTTCAACGGTTTTTCTTGGGGCTCGCAATGACAATTGCGTTATCGGCGGCAGCACGGGCCGAAACGATCAGCCTCGTCGGCTTCGGCGACAGCCTGATGGCGGGTTATCAGCTGCCTCCCGAGGATGCCTTCCCGGCCCGGCTTGAAAAGGCGTTGAAGCAAAAGGGCCTCGATGTCACGGTGGCGAACGCCGGCGTTTCTGGCGACACCAGCTCAGGCGGCCTTGCGCGCATCGACTGGTCGATACCCGACGGCACCAAGGGTGTCATCCTGGAGCTTGGCGCCAACGACGCGTTGCGCGGCATTCCGCCGGAAGAAACCCGCAAGAACATCGAGGCGATGATTTCACGATTGAAGGAGCGCGGCATCGCCGTGCTGCTCGCCGGCATGATGGCGCCGCCGAACATGGGTGCCGACTATGCCGCCCGGTTCAATCCGATCTATCCGGAACTCGCAGAGAAATACGGGCTGCAGCTCTACCCCTTCTTCCTCGACGGCGTTGTCACCGACGCAGCACTCAAGCTTGAGGACGGCATGCACCCGAACGGCAACGGCGTCGGCACGATGGTCGATAAGGCGCTGCCCGTGGTCGAACGTTTCATTGCAACATTGTCAAAGGCGGAGTGA
- the thpR gene encoding RNA 2',3'-cyclic phosphodiesterase, with protein MPRLFTALEIPRNVAMSLSLLRGGLPGARWIDVENYHITLRFIGDVDWRTADEIIDKLDRIERPEFQLQLTGTGAFGSKKPHSVWAGVSNHPEMYALQAEIERICQRLRLPADPRKFTPHVTLARLRSSRVEDVVEYLSGRGNFMASPFTVSRFVLLSSRDSVGGGPYLTEEVFPLHEVRSSSLSSNDEHPASNIW; from the coding sequence ATGCCGAGACTATTCACCGCCCTCGAAATTCCGCGCAATGTTGCGATGAGTCTTTCATTGCTGCGCGGAGGTCTTCCCGGAGCTCGCTGGATCGATGTGGAGAACTACCACATCACCTTGCGCTTCATTGGTGACGTCGACTGGCGCACCGCAGACGAGATCATCGACAAGCTTGACCGGATCGAAAGACCGGAATTCCAGCTGCAACTGACCGGCACCGGCGCCTTCGGCTCGAAGAAGCCACACTCGGTCTGGGCTGGGGTCAGCAATCACCCGGAAATGTACGCGCTGCAGGCCGAAATCGAGCGCATCTGCCAGAGGCTGCGGCTGCCGGCCGACCCGCGCAAGTTCACGCCGCATGTCACGCTTGCAAGGCTGCGCTCCAGCCGCGTCGAGGATGTGGTCGAATATCTCTCCGGACGCGGCAACTTCATGGCCTCACCCTTCACCGTCTCACGTTTCGTGCTTTTGTCGTCGCGCGATTCCGTCGGCGGCGGCCCCTACCTCACCGAAGAGGTGTTTCCGCTTCACGAAGTCCGCTCTTCGAGCCTTTCCAGCAACGACGAGCATCCGGCCTCCAACATCTGGTAA